From Hirundo rustica isolate bHirRus1 chromosome 1, bHirRus1.pri.v3, whole genome shotgun sequence, a single genomic window includes:
- the WIPF3 gene encoding WAS/WASL-interacting protein family member 3 isoform X1 encodes MPVPPPPPPPPPPPPPPPSGGPPPPPPPPPASSEIPKLRKEDQKARNALLADIQQGTRLRKVTQINDRSAPQIEKPKGANRDGGNPAVNKGGSQQPLGGLFAGGFPVLRPAGQRDMTAGRPGQLSGVRAASPKPSAPSSSGAAKANSNPSHPAEAARAAVPPEPPGPSRAAAGAGPGRPSLPAPPPPPPASSKPSLTFPPPPPLPPPAERPAKGVTPAAAPPLPPPLPPPQADKPAKPQAGASNPPPPPPPPPLPSCGLPGRAAEASAAAAAPAEGRDCPPPAPPPPPPPHAHPPPPNRLSFPPSPALSGADVPPPLPPKSPHLLSQFHKPSNIQSLPLPPTPGPPLPAAVVDTRKKRPGRGAGPGAGKLVTPPQPPARSPTTELTSKSGVSAWATAHDPYTPLKNGNMHIIDDFESKFTFHSVEDFPPPDEFKPFQRTYPSKIARDPSKNPPLRTHVR; translated from the exons GCAAGCTCAGAGATACCAAAATTGCGAAAGGAGGACCAAAAGGCACGAAACGCACTCTTGGCTGATATCCAGCAGGGAACTCGCCTAAGGAAAGTGACTCAAATCAACGACCGAAGTGCACCACAGATTGAAA AACCCAAAGGAGCTAACAGAGATGGAGGTAACCCAGCTGTTAATAAAGGAGGCtctcagcagcctctgggagGTTTATTTGCTGGTGGCTTTCCTGTTCTCAGACCAGCAGGCCAGAGGGACATGACAG CAGGGAGGCCCGGGCAGCTCTCCGGAGTCCGAGCAGCATCCCCCAAACCCTCCGCCCCGTCGAGCAGCGGCGCTGCCAAGGCGAACAGCAACCCCTCGCACCCGGCCGAGGCTGCGAGGGCCGCCGTCCCGCCGGAGCCTCCCGGCCCCTCCCGAGCCGCAGCGGGAGCGGGCCCGGGCCGGCCCAGCCTGCCCGCCCCTCCGCCACCGCCTCCCGCTTCCAGCAAGCCttccctcaccttccctcctcctccccctctgccccctccgGCCGAGCGCCCTGCCAAGGGGGTGACCCCCGCCGCTGctcccccgctccctcccccgctccctcccccgcAGGCTGACAAACCCGCCAAGCCCCAAGCAGGCGCTTCGAAcccgccgccgccccctcctcctcccccgctgccctcctgcGGGCTGCCGGGCAGGGCCGCCGAGGCCTctgcggccgccgccgctccggccGAAGGGAGGGACTGTCCCCCtcccgcgccgccgcctcctccgccGCCACACGCCCACCCCCCGCCGCCGAACAGgctctcctttcccccctccccggccTTGAGCGGGGCCGACGTGCCCCCTCCGCTGCCCCCCAAGTCTCCTCACTTGCTGTCACAGTTCCATAAGCCAAGCAACATCCAGTCGCTGCCGCTCCCACCCACCCCCGGCCCCCCTCTGCCCGCAGCCGTGGTGGACACCCGGAAGAAGAGACCCGGCCGAGGCGCAG gaccGGGTGCTGGGAAGCTGGTCACACCTCCACAGCCACCAGCGAGATCCCCAACAACTGAACTTACAAGCAAGTCTGGAGTCTCAGCCTGGGCTACAGCTCATGATCCCTACACACcacttaaaaatggaaatatgcaCATCATTG ATGACTTTGAATCAAAATTTACTTTCCATTCTGTGGAAGATTTCCCCCCACCTGATGAATTCAAACCATTTCAGAGAACATATCCCAGCAAGATAGCCAGAG ATCCCTCTAAAAATCCTCCATTAAGAACACACGTGAGATGA
- the WIPF3 gene encoding WAS/WASL-interacting protein family member 3 isoform X2, with translation MVFPFFTASSEIPKLRKEDQKARNALLADIQQGTRLRKVTQINDRSAPQIEKPKGANRDGGNPAVNKGGSQQPLGGLFAGGFPVLRPAGQRDMTAGRPGQLSGVRAASPKPSAPSSSGAAKANSNPSHPAEAARAAVPPEPPGPSRAAAGAGPGRPSLPAPPPPPPASSKPSLTFPPPPPLPPPAERPAKGVTPAAAPPLPPPLPPPQADKPAKPQAGASNPPPPPPPPPLPSCGLPGRAAEASAAAAAPAEGRDCPPPAPPPPPPPHAHPPPPNRLSFPPSPALSGADVPPPLPPKSPHLLSQFHKPSNIQSLPLPPTPGPPLPAAVVDTRKKRPGRGAGPGAGKLVTPPQPPARSPTTELTSKSGVSAWATAHDPYTPLKNGNMHIIDDFESKFTFHSVEDFPPPDEFKPFQRTYPSKIARDPSKNPPLRTHVR, from the exons Atggtatttccatttttcaca GCAAGCTCAGAGATACCAAAATTGCGAAAGGAGGACCAAAAGGCACGAAACGCACTCTTGGCTGATATCCAGCAGGGAACTCGCCTAAGGAAAGTGACTCAAATCAACGACCGAAGTGCACCACAGATTGAAA AACCCAAAGGAGCTAACAGAGATGGAGGTAACCCAGCTGTTAATAAAGGAGGCtctcagcagcctctgggagGTTTATTTGCTGGTGGCTTTCCTGTTCTCAGACCAGCAGGCCAGAGGGACATGACAG CAGGGAGGCCCGGGCAGCTCTCCGGAGTCCGAGCAGCATCCCCCAAACCCTCCGCCCCGTCGAGCAGCGGCGCTGCCAAGGCGAACAGCAACCCCTCGCACCCGGCCGAGGCTGCGAGGGCCGCCGTCCCGCCGGAGCCTCCCGGCCCCTCCCGAGCCGCAGCGGGAGCGGGCCCGGGCCGGCCCAGCCTGCCCGCCCCTCCGCCACCGCCTCCCGCTTCCAGCAAGCCttccctcaccttccctcctcctccccctctgccccctccgGCCGAGCGCCCTGCCAAGGGGGTGACCCCCGCCGCTGctcccccgctccctcccccgctccctcccccgcAGGCTGACAAACCCGCCAAGCCCCAAGCAGGCGCTTCGAAcccgccgccgccccctcctcctcccccgctgccctcctgcGGGCTGCCGGGCAGGGCCGCCGAGGCCTctgcggccgccgccgctccggccGAAGGGAGGGACTGTCCCCCtcccgcgccgccgcctcctccgccGCCACACGCCCACCCCCCGCCGCCGAACAGgctctcctttcccccctccccggccTTGAGCGGGGCCGACGTGCCCCCTCCGCTGCCCCCCAAGTCTCCTCACTTGCTGTCACAGTTCCATAAGCCAAGCAACATCCAGTCGCTGCCGCTCCCACCCACCCCCGGCCCCCCTCTGCCCGCAGCCGTGGTGGACACCCGGAAGAAGAGACCCGGCCGAGGCGCAG gaccGGGTGCTGGGAAGCTGGTCACACCTCCACAGCCACCAGCGAGATCCCCAACAACTGAACTTACAAGCAAGTCTGGAGTCTCAGCCTGGGCTACAGCTCATGATCCCTACACACcacttaaaaatggaaatatgcaCATCATTG ATGACTTTGAATCAAAATTTACTTTCCATTCTGTGGAAGATTTCCCCCCACCTGATGAATTCAAACCATTTCAGAGAACATATCCCAGCAAGATAGCCAGAG ATCCCTCTAAAAATCCTCCATTAAGAACACACGTGAGATGA